The nucleotide sequence TGTCTAACTTTGAGTATGTTTTACCGGTCATCCGAGGCATACAAGCGGGACGGGAGTATTATCTGTCTATGTGTCCTTTGCCACTTCTGCCGAAGTTGTTTCCTTTGCCAAAGGAGGATAAGCCGCCAGCAAGCCGCTCTCAACGGCGTTTAAATCCAGCGAGGGCGAAACAAATTTATCAATATGTTTTTAAAAACCGAGGTGATTATATTTTTTCTGCGCTGACTGCCTCTATTGATGCGGATGTCATTTTTGAACCTTTGGGGGAGAAGGGGGAGCAAACGAAGATCGGACGCTTGAGAATACCAATGGAGGCAGAATTAACCCTACAGGATGGGTTACATCGGCGGGTAGCATTGGAGATGGCGTTAAAGGAAAATCCTCAGTTGAGTTATGAGGCGATCGCGGTTATTTGGTTTTTGGATGTGGGGTTAGAACGATCACAACAGATGTTTAGGGACCTTAATGGGTTCGGGGTGCGTTCTTCGTTATCTTTGAATGTGCTTTATGATCACAGAGATCCAATGGCGAGGGTGACTAGAGGGGTACTGGAAAGGGTTGAAGGGTTGCGGGTGTTGACGGACTTGGAAAGGGATAGTTTAGGGAAAGGTTCTGATAAGCGGCTTACTCTCCACAAGGTTTATCAGGAAACCGTTAGGGTATTGGGGGATCATCGGGATAAGAAGTTAGAGGAACAGATCGAGTTAGGGGTTAGGTTTTGGCAAGAAAAATTAAAAACTTTTGACTTTTCTGTTAATGCTTCTGCTACAAGATCTGACCATTCAACCAGAGAAGATTAAAATGAAGAATGACCCGATATTTTATCGAATTTTTAAAGAGTTTCCCCGTACATTTTTTGAACTTATTGGGGAACCGGTTGAGGAGGCGAACCATTACCGTTTTGACTCTTGTGAACTGAAGCAGACTGCATTTCGTATAGATCGGTTGTTTCTACCTGTTGATGAGGGTTATCCTCTCTATTTTGTGGAGGTACAATTCCGATATGAGGCGAATTTGTATGCGGGGTTATTTGCTGAAGTTTTTATCTATCTTAACCAAAATGATCCGACTCAGGATTGGCGGGGAGTGGTTATTTATGGCAGTCGGCGTTATGAACCGAGGCAAGTTTTGCCTTATGAAGATTTGCTAAGATCTGATCGAGTGAGGAGAATTTATTTAGATGAGTTGCCGCAGGAGTGTTTTAGTTCTTTGAATTTGCGGCTTGTTGAGTTTATTATAAGTGGGGAGGATGCGGCAGTCCAGAAGGGGCGGCAGTTAGTGGAGGAAGTTGATAGGATTGAAGATGAGGATGAAAGGTTAGAGATTCTTGGGTTATTAGAAACTCTTATTGCTTATAAGTTTGATAATCTTACTCAGGAGGAGATAAGACAGATGTTTAGTTTGGATGAGTTCAAAAAGTCTAGGTTGTATCAGGATATTTATCGAGAAGCACAAGAAAAAGGTCTAGAGAGAGGTCTAGAGAGAGGTCTAGAAAGAGGTCTAGAGAGAGGTCGAGAAGAAGCTAAGTTACAGACTATTGATGCTTTATTTAGACGAGGGTTTTCTGTGGAGGATATTGCTGATATTGTTCAGTTGGATGTGGAGAGGGTTAGGCAGAGGGTTCAAAGTGTAGGGGAGGGTTAGGGGTTGGATAGGTTTAGGGAACATTAAATTAAAAGAAATGATTGAGCTAGTAGGGTTTAGTATTCTAGCCATCCAAGCGCTGTCTTAGCGGCATGAACAGCCATATTGACTGGGTTAACATTAGCTGATATTTTATATCGTTTAGCAGTATTCTTGGCATTGAGATCTAGTTTTATTACGTTTCCTTGCCAAAGATTGCCACTTTTTTCCCAATCTAATTCAGCTATTTTTGAAACTTTTTCAGGTGCAAAAATATTATTATCTTCGTTGTATGTACAGTAAAGTAAACGACCTAAAATTTCTAACCCTACGCTTGTTCCAAGAAGACAGTTATCTTTAAATTTGATAATATTGTCAACAGTCAAATTTTCTATACTGGTTTCACAAATATGTCGAGTTTGACTGCACTCAGCAAAAAATTGATTTAGACAACTAATTAAAGTTTGAGAAGCTTGTTCTACATCATAATCTTCTAGTTCATCTTGAGGATTATTGACAAAAGCACAACTCACTAATTTTGCAATATAATTAGTTGTATAAATTAATTTTTGTTTAGTGGCGGGAGAGTTTTTAATTTTTTCAGTCTTATTAAAGAACATAAGCACTTGTTCAAGCAAATTTTTAGTAATTCCTACTCTTCCTTCAAATTCTCCAAAAGAAAGGAGTAAAGATTTGTCAAGAGCTTTGGTTTGTGCCATATCACGGAAATCTGTTTGACATTGATTAAAATTCGCTTCTAAAACAAGAGTAACGGGAAAATCATTATCTCCTATCCATTCCGCATCAGGACTTTCAATTAAATCGTGAATAGCTTGTTTGCGATGTTGACCATCAGTAATATCTAGTTTAACTCCCCGAGGAATGACAATTAAAGCAATGCCTCTACCCATTTGAATTAACTTAATTTTTTCAGGATCAACATTTGCAGTGAGTGTCCCTAAAATCCAAGGTTTATTTTGTTTTGCTCGTTTGAGAATATATTGTTTTACCTCTTCAGCGTGCCCCTTGATCTCGGGGCGATTTTTGCCTGAATCAGGATCATTGCCTGTAGAGGGTTTAGCTTGAAGTAAAGTAGGCAAATCGTGAGCAGGAACGTTTATTTGAATCATTTTCCGTTTTCCTTGCTGACAAATTAATCCCGGATAGCATTTTTCCCTATAATACTTAGCGAAATAGGGTTCCAGCAATTCATCAAGCCGAGGGGTATGTTCACTATCATCTTTAAATTCAGACATCATTAGAACTTATACAATTTAATAAAAACCTACTTAACCATCATAATCGCCAACCAACGACATCGAAAACTAGGACTATACGAGCTTTTCAAACATGACAACCACCCAGTCTCCACAATTTCCCTTACGTAATGTTTCCCAATTGGTAGAAGACATAGCAACATTAACTAAAGAAATTCAAGAATTGTACTGCCAGGATGATATTCCCTGGATTGTTGGTGTATCGTGGGGAAAAGATAGCACTACCGTATTACAACTGATCTGGAATGCGATAGCGGCTCTACCTCTAGAAAAACGACATAAAACTATTCATGTCATTACTACAGATACTCTAGTAGAAAATCCGATTGTGTCTGTCTGGGTGCGTAAATCCATAAAAAAGCTTCAAAATGCTGCAATTCAGCAACAAATGCCTGTGAAACCTCATCTACTTCATCCCTCTTTAAAAGAAAGCTTTTGGGTATGTTTAATAGGAAAAGGATATCCTGCACCTCGAAATGGTTTTCGTTGGTGTACTGATCGTCTGAAAATACAGCCTGTCAACTACTTTATCCGTGATATGGTTAGAGCGCATGGTGAAACAATAGTTGTTTTAGGTATTCGTAAAGCTGAGAGTGCAACTCGTGCAGCTACAATGAAAAAGCACGAAGAGGACAGATTACGCGATCGCCTTAGTCCTAATGGTCGCCTAATTAATTCTCTAGTTTATACCCCTATTGAAGACTGGCGGACTGATGAAGTTTGGTTATATTTGATGCAGTGGGAAAACCCTTGGGGACATAGTAATAAAGAGTTATTTGCCATGTATCGGGGAGCAACAGCAGATAATGAATGTCCTTTGGTTGTAGATACTTCTACGCCTAGCTGTGGAGATTCTCGCTTTGGTTGTTGGGTTTGTACAATGGTTAGCAAAGATAAATCTATGGAGGCGATGATTCAGAATGATGAAGAAAAAGAATGGTTACAACCTCTGTTAGATATTCGCAATGAATTAGATGTACAAGATGATAAAGATAAACGGGACTTTCGTCGTATTTACGGTAGAGTAGAACTATTTGGTAAAGAAGAAATAGAACCCATACCCGGTCCTTATACTAAATACTGGAGGGAACACTGGTTAAGACGGGTACTCCAAGCACAAGTCGAAGTGCGAAAAAATGCCCCAGAAGACATGAAAGACATCACCCTAATAACTATGGACGAACTAAGCGAAATCCGGCAAATTTGGTTAGATCAAAAGCATGAATTTGATGATAGCTTACCGAAAATATACGAAGAAGTCACCGGCGAACCATTTAAAGATCCTCGGCGAGAACTCGAACGCCGCCTCTTAGGTGAGGATGAATGGAATGTCTTAGCGGAAATTTGCGGCGATGACGTAATGCACCTAGAATTAATGACTAAACTCCTCGATACTGAGCGGCAACATTACACAAAAACTCGTCGCTCAAATATCTACAACGAACTGCAAAAATGCTTTGAAACCAGTTCAAGGTCCCGAGAAGATGCCATAGATAACGCACACCTGAAGCGGCATTTAAAAACCGCCGCCGCACAAGGAGACGTAGAAAGCATCAAACAGCAATTAACCAACCCCGAAAAAGAAAACGGAGATCTAAAAATCATCAAAGAAAAAATCAAAGAGAATTTAAAAACCCCAGCCAACAATCAGCAACAATTATCATTATCTTGGGGCAACCTCAAATTTAGTAATCAACCCACAGAACCCGAAGAAGAATAAAACAACTAAAAAAAATCCGTTCATAACCATTACCCCTCCCGAGTTCTCCTCTGTAACTCTGCGTTTTTGCTTTAAAAAAATCCCCCTCACACAAAGAGAATAGGGCTGTTTCGTTCTTTTGAAATGCTCTCAGGCTGAAGCCTCTAGCTATACGAACTAAGCCTGCCTACGCAGGCTAAAAGGCTTATAATTTGTATTTAGCCCGCGCCGGCGGGCTTTGTCCGTATAGCCCAACCCTTCAGGGTTAGGGCGTTTTTGCTTTAAAAAAACCCCTCACAGAAACAGAGGGGTTAAACCAGAGGTCAAAAAGCTCAACTTTGAGGCACCCAAAGACCATGAAAACCATAAGGAACACGCTGAGGAATAAGAACCCGGGCCACCGGTTCATACTCCAAATTCTGCGCCGCCAAAATCACCAACTCCGAAGAATCAGTAGACTGATCATAAACAAAAGTTATCAACCAACCATCATCTTCTGAACTTCCTAGAGGGTTGGGAGCAAAAACCGCCTCACCCCCATAACGACCCAAACCATACTGATAACGCCAAGAATTCCCCGTTTCTAGGTCATATTTAATGATCCCATCCCACAAAGGAAGTTCATCAGGTTTGATCGTCATGCTATAACCATAACGATTTTTACGTCCCACATAAGCCGGGTTGAGGGTAGGAAATTCTGAAGGAACATCATCTAAAATTTCCTCTTTAACAGAATTATCCCGAAGATTAAACCGCCATCTCGTCAAAAAGGGAATATCATTTTTATTGGCCATTTCTGGGTCATTTACCATCCCTAAAACACTGGTTGCTTCCATGCGACAGGCCAGTAAAATTACCTCATCTCCCTCTTCATAAGCATTGAGAGTATGGTAAATGAAGCAAGAGTTAGTCTCAAACCAACGTATCGAGTCCGGTTCTCCATGACGAGGAAGAATACCAAAATAACTGGGGGTATGAGATTCAAATTGAAAAGCCGCTTCTCCTTTAGCCATTTTTTCGGGACGGAAAGTAAGCGGTAAATTAGGAAATATACTGTAATGTTCAGTGATAGCAAAATCGTGCATCATCACCCCTACCGGTAACTCAATGGGTACAAGTTTACTTAATTTCCCATCGGCTGAGACAATGCCATAATGTAAGAACGGGGGAGTAATCATATTGTAGCCAATAAACATCATTTCCCCAGTGACCGGATCGACTTTAGGATGAGCGGTAAAAGGTGTATTTAATTTACCCTCAAAGGTTTGGGAACCCACAGTATCTAAACTCGGAACATCAATTAAATAGGGTTCTCCTCCTTCCCAAAGAGACAAAAGTTGTTGATGGTGCCAAACTAAAGCGGTATTAGAAACATTTTTAAAACTCAATTCAGGTTCTAAGTCTCTTGGGCCTAATATCCCGCCATAAAGCGCTTTTCCGGCTTGATGTTCTTTCATAAAACCGGCAGTTTTCACATAGCGGTTACGATAGGTTGCTTGAGAGTCTTTAATCTCGACTCCATGTAACATTCCATCCCCATCAAACCAATGATACATCCCCAAAGGATCAAATTGAGGGTTTGGGCCATTGCGAACGAAACTACCTCGTAATTCTGGGGGAATTTTGCCGATAACCTTTAAATTTGTACTGGTTATTTCTTGATGAACTGGGGCAAAGTTTCCCGCTAAAAAAGGACTAATCTCAGCAATTGCTGTTGGCTCTACCATAGCGATTATTCAATTCGTCAATTCCTTACTATATAGATTTTTTCAGATTTTGGGTGATGACGCTGGTTCGGTTTTTTTGGGTTAATTTCCCACCTTGATATTTTTGACAATTTTTGATAAAATCCCAGGAAAAAATCGCTTAAGATAGACAGCAATCATTTCTTTTCTAGCAATATAAATTTCTTCCTGGTCTTTTTCAATAGCCTGAAGTATTTTTTGGGCACAGACATCTACAGAAATTCCTAACTCTTGATTTTTATCCATCTGATTATATTTAGCTCCCTCTGCGGTAAAAGCATTCAGACTAATAGAAGTTTTAACATATCCCGGACAAATCAAAGTAACTTTAATATTATCTTGCCAAACTTCGGCTCGTAACGAGTCAAAATATCCCTGTAAAGCGTGTTTAGAAGCCGCATAAGACGAACGCATCTTTGTAGCAACTTTTCCCGCCACACTAGAGATAATAACCAGATGACCGGATTGTTGTTTTTTCATCACTGTTAATACAGATTTGCTCAGAGTGATAGCCGCAAAAAAATTGACTTCCATTATTATTCGTTCTACCTCAGAAGAGGTTTCCACTGCCAAAGATCTTTGAGTCACTCCTCCGTTATTAATTAAAATATCGACCGTACCAAATAAACTAATCGCTTCCTGTGCTAAGATTGGCAAAGTATCGGGTTGATTCAGGTCAAGCGGCAAAATTTTAATCTCATCAGGATTAATTCCCTTGCAATTGTCTTTAACTCGTTGTAATTCGTTTTCTCGTCTGGCTGATAAAATCAATTTTCCTCCCTTCTCGGCAATTTGATAAGCCAAAGCTTCGCCGATACCTGATGAAGCCCCTGTAATCCAAATAACTTTATTTTTAATTTCGCTCATGGGGGTTTTTCCTCCTAACAAATTTTTAAAATTATTGTTTTTATTATACTTTAAATAAAAAAATATAGTATGATATAAAAATCCTTGTAAATTTAGCGATACCTAATGATTTTTACCGAACTCGTCTTAGAGAACTTTGGCCCTTATGCAGGCAAACATACCATAAACCTACGACCAGAAATAGAAGAAAATACCCGCCCTATTATCTTATTTGGCGGCATGAATGGAGGCGGAAAAACAACTCTAATGGATGCCATGCGCCTCGCCTTATATGGTTCTCGTGCCCAATGTTCTACGCGAGGAAATTTAAGTTATAGCGACTTTTTGAGTCAAGCAGTTAATAGTCAAACCCCCCCTTATGAAAAAGCGCGAATAGAACTAGCCTTTGAACATTTTCAAGACGATGAATTACTAGAAATAAGAATTGTGCGTTACTGGGAAAAAAAACCCAAAGACGGAAAAGACCATTTAGGAATTTTAATCGGAAAATCCGATCAAGAATTAGTAGAGCCAGCCCTAGCTAATACCTGGGATGAATATATCGAAACCCTCCTGCCATTAGGAATTTCTAACCTCTTTCTTTTTGACGGAGAACAAGTCAAAGAACTGGCAGAACAAGACATCCCCCCTCAAGCGGTAATAGAAGCCATTCAATCCCTATTAGGACTCGGGTTAGCTGAAAAATTATCCATAGACTTAGACATTTTAGTCAGTCGTAAGCGTAAAGAAATCGCCACTGGATTACAACTAAAAGACCTAGAAAAAATCGAAGAAAAATTAAAATATTATCAACAGGAATCCGAAGCCGCCAACCGAGAATTAGGCAATCTCAAAAATCAACTAGAAAGGGCTGAGAAAAAAAGAAAAGAAGCCTCAAATAAATTCCGAGTACAAGGAGGAAAAATAGCCGCTCAAAAAAACCAACTTGACCTAGAAAAAAAAGCACTAGAAAAAGCGGCAGAAGAGAGTCGAAAAGACTTGTGTCAGTTAGCGGCAGGGATCTTACCTTTAGAATTAATAAACCCGCTTCTGCAACAAGCCAAAAACCAAGGAGAACAAGAAATCAAAATTCAACAGGCTAAAATCGCCAAAAAACTTTTACAAGAACGAGATCAAAAGTTATTATCTTATCTATCTGAACTCGCTTTACAATCGGAAAAACTGAAAAAAATACAAAGCTTTCTCGAGCAAGAAAACCAAATTTTAAACCAAACAACAGAAGCCGATCACACCTCTTTTTTAAACCTGAATGAAGAAGAATTAAAACAATTAACAAACATTTTAGACCATCAACTTCCTCTCGAAACAAACCAGGCTAAAAAGCAAGTTGAATTGCTCGAAAAAATCGAAACAGAAATGGAAAGCAAAGAAAAAGAATTAGCCTTAGCCGCTTCTCCCGAAGAGTACGATAAACTAGACAAAGCCTTACAGGAAGCCGACCAAGAACTGCGAAAATGTCAAGCGGCTTATGAGGCCTGTCAACGGCGTTTTGATGAAGCCAAAAAAGGCAGCGACAAAACCAAAAAAGAACTCGAAAAATATAGCGAAGAAGCCATCGACTATCAAAACAACGAACACCTAATTAAAGCCGCCGCAAGAGCCAAACAAACCCTACAACTATTTAAAGAAAAATTAACCCTAAAAAAATTAAATAAACTCGAAGGAGAAGTGAGCCAATGCTTTAGATATTTACTCCATAAAACCGACCTCGTAAATCGTGTAGCCATTGATACGCAAAACTTTAGCCTTTCCCTGTACGATCCCAACGGCGAACTCATCCCTAAACATCGACTCTCAGCCGGAGAAAAACAACTCCTAGCCATAGCATTTTTATGGGGACTAGCGCGAGTATCAGGAAGAAACTTACCCGTAGCCATTGACACCCCTTTAGGAAGACTAGACTCATCTCATCGCAGTAACTTAGTAGAACGTTATTTTCCCACAGCATCCCATCAAGTCATCCTCCTATCGACAGATACAGAAATCGGCAAAACAGAAATAGAACAATTGAAAGAACTCGATGCAATAGCCTTGCAATATCTGCTAAAATATGACTCAACTAAACGTCAGACTACCATCGAGCCTAATCGTTACTTTTGGTAAAAAATATTAACTAAAAAAAATGAGTAATTCCTACAATGAAGGCCAGCAAGAACTTTCCAACCAACTAGCCGAAATAAAACTGCAATTAACCCGACTAACAGAACTGAGTAGCCGCTTAGCATGGGTTGAAGAAACTCTATTATTAGTAGAAGACATTTATCGCTATGAAAAATTACAAAAAGCCTTATTAGAAGGAGACTGGTTTGAAGCCGACTTAGAAACCATTAAAATCATATTAGACCTAACCGGTAAAGACAAAGACAACCTGAAACCAGAAGATATTCAATACTTTCCGGTGGCATCCTTAAAAGTCATCGATAAACTGTGGCTAAAATACAGTCAAGGAAAATTTGGTTTTACCGTACAACTAAAAATTTACCAACAATTGGGAGGCAACCTAGACACCACCATCGCTAAAGATCAAAAACTGATTGAAAAGTGGGGCGAACAACTGGGATGGAGAGACAACCATCAATGGCGAAAATGTGATGAACTAGATTATAGTTTTAACGCGCCAACAGGTTGTCATCCTTCGCAATGGTGGAACTCGCCTTATGGATCAAAAATGACCAACTATTTTCTTGCCCGTCTGATCAAAGCTAATCTATAAAAGTAATGGAAAGCCCAATAGAAAGAATACATATATCTCAAACAGCCAGAGAGCAACTCATTAAACTAAAACGATATACCAAGATAGAAAACTGGAATATCTTATGTCGTTGGGCTTTTTGTCGTTCCCTAGCTGAACCGAGTATTCCCTCGCCGGTGCCTCTGCCGCCTAACAGCAATGTTGAAATGAGTTGGCAAGTCTTTGGCGGAGAAATGGCCGATGTATTGCTGATCGCCTTAAAAATGCGCTGTTACAATGATGGACTCGGAACAGATCAAGAAACATTAGCTCATCAATTTCGTCTTCATCTCCATCGAGGAATTGGATACTTAGCTGGAGATATGACCATCAAAAAAATCGAAAATTTAATTACCATCCCTTTAAAAGAGAACCGGCAATAGAGGGAAAGCTAAAAAAACTCCTGATAAATGACTAATTACTAACGACTAATAACTAATAACTAATAACTAATGACTGATAACAAAATAGCCATTCCCATCAATGCCGATGTGCTGTGTAGTGATGAAAAATGTGGCAAATCATCTCATGCCATTATTAACCCCATCACTCAAAACATCACTCATATAGTAGTTAAAGACTCTGACTTACCCGAGTCTAGCCGGCGTATAGTTCCTATCGAGAAAATTAGCACCACCACATCAAACACAGTTACCCTCAATTGCAGCAAAGAAGAACTCGCACAAATGCAAGCCTTTACAGAAAGTCATTATATTAAACCTGATAACGACACTCTGGCAACCATGCTTCAGATAGAACACTATGAAGAAACCCTGCTGAGTGATCCCTATATACTGCCTTATGCCATTCCTATAACGCCCTTAGAATATATGCCCATAGAAAAAGAACTCATCCCCCCCGGACAAATTGCCGTACATCGAGGTGCGGAAGTTAGGGCGATAGATGGGCGAGTAGGACGAGTTGATGAATTTGTGGTCGAACCGAGTAATGGTCATATTACTCACCTAATTATGCGAGAAGGGCATCTTTGGATGACAAAAGATATTGTTATTCCCCTAAAAGCCATCGAAAAAATGGAAGAAGAGATCGTGTATTTAAACATAGATAAAAAAGGAGTTGAGTCATTACCCGAAATTAATGTTAAGCGGCTTTTTGGTTAATAAAAACTTAAAGGCATCATCAAAGCAAAGACGAAAAAAACTAGCACAAATTAAAAAATATTATTGAGGTTAAACGGGTGACTATTTCCCTTACTTCTGAAGTTCCCACTCAAACAGCCGCTTGGCACTGGCAACAATGGAACAGTTTGCCTTATTTGACTTGTTCATTATTACAAGACTGGCAACACGGCTTTTTTACGCAGCAATTTTATCCTCATCCGCCAGAAGAATTAGTCGAGGTATTGCAACCGGGAGCATCTGTATATCGAGTTAAACAGGTGCATGACCGGCGCGTACTCACTTCAAAAGAAATAGAAGCAGCGATTAAAAATGAAAAAATAGAAGAAAAGTATCCACCGGCCGATGGAATCATTACCGACCAACCTCAGCAGTCAATCTGGGTGGCTAGTGCTGATTGTACCCCGGTTTTGATCGCCGATGTCAAGACCCGAAAAACCGCAGCAATTCACGCAGGATGGCGAGGAACAGCTAAAAAGATTGTTCCCGAAGCAATTTCACGATTAATAAATTTTGGTAGTGATCGGGAAAATTTAAGAATTGCTCTTGGTCCGGCCATCTCTGGAGAAGTGTATCAAGTGTCTCAGGAAGTGGCCTTAGAAGTCGGGTCTAGTTTACTCAACTGGCAAGAATTAGACACCAGAGAAAGCCTTATAAAAGCCTTACAAGAGATGCCCGGTTCACCCATTCTCGAAGATCCAGAACCCGGACGGGTTAAATTAGATGTCAGACGAGTCAATGTATTACAACTGCTATCATTAGGCATTGCTGAGGAACAGATCGCCATCGCGCCTTATTGTACCTATCAGCAACCTGAGTATTTCTTTTCTTATCGGCGAACCAATGAAAAAAAAGTTCAATGGTCAGGAATTGTTAGTAATAATCTCTAAACAATGATTCCTTTGATTTTTTGATGAACTAGGATTTTTTATTGATCATTATAATCACAGTTATCAGATACAATAAAATCTAACAATCATCAATTATTTAAAATGACATCACCCACCTCGACTACTGGAGCAGATGCCGTAGATGCCGCCATCGAAGCCGGAATCGACTTTGACGGTACCCCCATAGACTCTGCTAAATTAGAACTATACAAACAAGTCATGGTCCTTGAAGGTCAACGTCAGCGCAGTGGCGTAACTAATACCATGCGTTCGCGTATTGTCCGTATAGGAGCAAAGCACATCCCTCAAGAACAATTAAACCAACTGCTCACAAAAGCCGGTTTTGCTCCCTTAAAAGAAAAAGAAATCGCTTTCTATTATGGTTAAGCAGTAGCCATAGCAGGCCGATAATGACTCCAGGGGTTAAGCGCCTCCAACTGTGCCGCTAAAGCGATCAAAGTGATTTCATCAGCCGCACCTCCAACCAACTGAACGGCTATCGGTAAACCATTTTCATCAAACCCCGTCGGAATGGTAATGGCGGGTAAACCACTGGCATTACAAGGAGGACAAGGAGCAACCCAATTAATCATTTTTTCTAGGGTTTCTTGTGGCGGCAAGTTTTCCCATTCCCCGATTCGGATAGCTTGATGCAAATAAACCGGTAACACCAACACATCATACTCTTGAAAAAAAGCCACCAAGGAACGAGAAATCATTTGCAGAGTTCGTACCGCTTGCAAATATTGCCCGGCTGATGTTTGTTGTTCTCCTAGCCATTGATTGAGGGGACACAGGAGTTCTAAAGGAATACCCGCCGCCGCGACTCCAGATTGCCAGACAATCTTAAAAGGTTCAAGTAACCCCTCAACATTAAAACATCCCTCTTCTACAATATGCCCCATCTCCTCTAAACGTTTAGCCGTCTCTCTTACCGCTTGCCCAACAATAGGTACAGATTCCGGAAAACCCGCTAAAGAGGGAGAAAAAGCAATGCGTAATTGACCGACATCTTCACCAGTAGCCGCTAAAAA is from Gloeothece verrucosa PCC 7822 and encodes:
- a CDS encoding DNA sulfur modification protein DndB, whose translation is MMSNFEYVLPVIRGIQAGREYYLSMCPLPLLPKLFPLPKEDKPPASRSQRRLNPARAKQIYQYVFKNRGDYIFSALTASIDADVIFEPLGEKGEQTKIGRLRIPMEAELTLQDGLHRRVALEMALKENPQLSYEAIAVIWFLDVGLERSQQMFRDLNGFGVRSSLSLNVLYDHRDPMARVTRGVLERVEGLRVLTDLERDSLGKGSDKRLTLHKVYQETVRVLGDHRDKKLEEQIELGVRFWQEKLKTFDFSVNASATRSDHSTRED
- a CDS encoding Rpn family recombination-promoting nuclease/putative transposase, encoding MKNDPIFYRIFKEFPRTFFELIGEPVEEANHYRFDSCELKQTAFRIDRLFLPVDEGYPLYFVEVQFRYEANLYAGLFAEVFIYLNQNDPTQDWRGVVIYGSRRYEPRQVLPYEDLLRSDRVRRIYLDELPQECFSSLNLRLVEFIISGEDAAVQKGRQLVEEVDRIEDEDERLEILGLLETLIAYKFDNLTQEEIRQMFSLDEFKKSRLYQDIYREAQEKGLERGLERGLERGLERGREEAKLQTIDALFRRGFSVEDIADIVQLDVERVRQRVQSVGEG
- a CDS encoding DNA sulfur modification protein DndB; protein product: MMSEFKDDSEHTPRLDELLEPYFAKYYREKCYPGLICQQGKRKMIQINVPAHDLPTLLQAKPSTGNDPDSGKNRPEIKGHAEEVKQYILKRAKQNKPWILGTLTANVDPEKIKLIQMGRGIALIVIPRGVKLDITDGQHRKQAIHDLIESPDAEWIGDNDFPVTLVLEANFNQCQTDFRDMAQTKALDKSLLLSFGEFEGRVGITKNLLEQVLMFFNKTEKIKNSPATKQKLIYTTNYIAKLVSCAFVNNPQDELEDYDVEQASQTLISCLNQFFAECSQTRHICETSIENLTVDNIIKFKDNCLLGTSVGLEILGRLLYCTYNEDNNIFAPEKVSKIAELDWEKSGNLWQGNVIKLDLNAKNTAKRYKISANVNPVNMAVHAAKTALGWLEY
- the dndC gene encoding DNA phosphorothioation system sulfurtransferase DndC, which gives rise to MTTTQSPQFPLRNVSQLVEDIATLTKEIQELYCQDDIPWIVGVSWGKDSTTVLQLIWNAIAALPLEKRHKTIHVITTDTLVENPIVSVWVRKSIKKLQNAAIQQQMPVKPHLLHPSLKESFWVCLIGKGYPAPRNGFRWCTDRLKIQPVNYFIRDMVRAHGETIVVLGIRKAESATRAATMKKHEEDRLRDRLSPNGRLINSLVYTPIEDWRTDEVWLYLMQWENPWGHSNKELFAMYRGATADNECPLVVDTSTPSCGDSRFGCWVCTMVSKDKSMEAMIQNDEEKEWLQPLLDIRNELDVQDDKDKRDFRRIYGRVELFGKEEIEPIPGPYTKYWREHWLRRVLQAQVEVRKNAPEDMKDITLITMDELSEIRQIWLDQKHEFDDSLPKIYEEVTGEPFKDPRRELERRLLGEDEWNVLAEICGDDVMHLELMTKLLDTERQHYTKTRRSNIYNELQKCFETSSRSREDAIDNAHLKRHLKTAAAQGDVESIKQQLTNPEKENGDLKIIKEKIKENLKTPANNQQQLSLSWGNLKFSNQPTEPEEE
- a CDS encoding carotenoid oxygenase family protein; translated protein: MVEPTAIAEISPFLAGNFAPVHQEITSTNLKVIGKIPPELRGSFVRNGPNPQFDPLGMYHWFDGDGMLHGVEIKDSQATYRNRYVKTAGFMKEHQAGKALYGGILGPRDLEPELSFKNVSNTALVWHHQQLLSLWEGGEPYLIDVPSLDTVGSQTFEGKLNTPFTAHPKVDPVTGEMMFIGYNMITPPFLHYGIVSADGKLSKLVPIELPVGVMMHDFAITEHYSIFPNLPLTFRPEKMAKGEAAFQFESHTPSYFGILPRHGEPDSIRWFETNSCFIYHTLNAYEEGDEVILLACRMEATSVLGMVNDPEMANKNDIPFLTRWRFNLRDNSVKEEILDDVPSEFPTLNPAYVGRKNRYGYSMTIKPDELPLWDGIIKYDLETGNSWRYQYGLGRYGGEAVFAPNPLGSSEDDGWLITFVYDQSTDSSELVILAAQNLEYEPVARVLIPQRVPYGFHGLWVPQS
- a CDS encoding SDR family oxidoreductase encodes the protein MSEIKNKVIWITGASSGIGEALAYQIAEKGGKLILSARRENELQRVKDNCKGINPDEIKILPLDLNQPDTLPILAQEAISLFGTVDILINNGGVTQRSLAVETSSEVERIIMEVNFFAAITLSKSVLTVMKKQQSGHLVIISSVAGKVATKMRSSYAASKHALQGYFDSLRAEVWQDNIKVTLICPGYVKTSISLNAFTAEGAKYNQMDKNQELGISVDVCAQKILQAIEKDQEEIYIARKEMIAVYLKRFFPGILSKIVKNIKVGN